The following proteins come from a genomic window of Companilactobacillus pabuli:
- a CDS encoding teichoic acid D-Ala incorporation-associated protein DltX, whose translation MKNNFLDFLKKPITMFVIKTIVFFAIFIVLLYIYGYNGVGSAKFIYNEF comes from the coding sequence ATGAAAAATAACTTTCTAGATTTTTTAAAGAAGCCAATCACAATGTTCGTTATAAAAACAATTGTATTTTTCGCAATTTTCATTGTGCTTTTATACATTTATGGATACAACGGCGTCGGCAGTGCCAAATTTATTTATAACGAGTTTTAG
- the rpsN gene encoding 30S ribosomal protein S14, whose product MARKAKIEREKRLQETVAHYASLRKQLKAAHDYQGLSELPRDASPVRMHSRDQYDGRPHAYLRKFGMSRLTFRKLAHEGKIPGVRKASW is encoded by the coding sequence ATGGCTCGCAAAGCTAAAATTGAACGTGAAAAAAGATTACAAGAAACAGTGGCTCATTACGCTAGTTTGCGTAAACAATTGAAAGCCGCCCATGACTATCAAGGATTAAGTGAATTGCCAAGAGATGCATCACCAGTTAGAATGCATTCTCGTGATCAATATGATGGTCGTCCACATGCATACTTGAGAAAATTTGGTATGTCGAGATTAACTTTTCGTAAGTTAGCTCATGAAGGTAAAATTCCTGGCGTAAGAAAAGCTAGCTGGTAA
- a CDS encoding WxL domain-containing protein: MMKWFKNVVRLLLLISLSLSLSPLTTAQAATKALQVQNETNNSITTTYSALPESDTTTATSDSTTDDGNTTAQSNVSVTVLSGILTLEAVPNFNFGSLMANSTGKLKSNTTDTTGFTDGSTAGIDGNDDGLLEVIDSRNMTSDMPGFTLTASMGPLKTIDTDTSADLDAILYLSAIPLLNGDQQNISNSSKDLSTQAATIDSTKQDAPATVMNLEKGSYNAGIVSAKFNTPDSAKLHVGGTNNGTEQSAKKRNAVITWTLSAKPSVTQ, encoded by the coding sequence ATGATGAAATGGTTTAAAAATGTCGTTCGTTTATTGCTACTAATCAGCCTTAGTCTATCTCTGTCTCCTTTAACTACAGCTCAAGCAGCAACAAAGGCACTTCAAGTTCAAAATGAAACTAACAATTCAATTACTACAACTTATAGTGCTTTGCCCGAATCAGATACTACAACTGCAACTTCTGATAGTACGACTGATGATGGCAATACTACTGCTCAATCGAATGTTAGTGTCACTGTACTCTCTGGAATTTTAACTTTGGAAGCGGTGCCTAACTTCAATTTTGGTTCTTTGATGGCTAACTCAACTGGTAAATTAAAGAGCAATACTACTGATACGACTGGCTTTACTGATGGATCAACAGCTGGTATCGACGGTAACGATGACGGACTTTTGGAGGTTATTGATTCACGTAATATGACTAGCGACATGCCTGGCTTTACTTTGACAGCTTCAATGGGTCCTCTCAAGACAATTGATACCGATACCTCAGCCGATTTGGATGCTATCTTATATTTAAGTGCCATTCCCCTATTGAACGGCGATCAACAAAACATTTCCAATAGTTCAAAAGATTTATCTACTCAAGCTGCAACAATTGACAGCACTAAACAAGATGCCCCAGCAACTGTTATGAACCTTGAAAAAGGCAGTTATAATGCTGGTATCGTCAGTGCCAAATTCAACACGCCTGATTCAGCAAAATTGCACGTCGGTGGTACTAATAACGGAACTGAACAATCAGCTAAGAAAAGAAATGCTGTAATTACTTGGACTTTGAGTGCTAAACCTAGCGTGACTCAATAA
- a CDS encoding GDSL-type esterase/lipase family protein — protein sequence MIITTTWKHNFTNYDNLTEVNRDQFQHLQIFQPLATKKIRFQLNNLYDETPLVITHMEIYDSESHKIPVTLDHKTSFQIEPRLIQWSDWIDIDLPSNTFLSVDITSPKITIHSVGLTISNDLIKTKNNHPQMPKYFFGISAIQVQTNQTYEKIAFFGDSLTNQGNFSAPLAKDLEQNFHIMTGNFGISGNRLLHQGNSTSQWSTSFGEAGFTRFDHMLANFQPNIVIFMEGINDLLHPGTGTPISELPTSRAVITAIHLLKAECKKHDATFVPMTITPAYGNMNDNLSGWNDKKEQLRLAINYELLKMPHIIDLSTLVSEDHHLKPEFDCGDHVHFSSAGGKIVANYIKEQLIRKRMI from the coding sequence ATGATTATTACAACGACGTGGAAACATAATTTTACTAATTATGACAATTTAACTGAAGTCAATCGGGATCAATTTCAACATCTACAAATTTTTCAACCCTTGGCAACCAAAAAAATTCGTTTTCAATTAAACAATCTTTACGATGAAACGCCACTTGTAATCACACATATGGAAATCTATGATTCAGAATCTCACAAAATTCCTGTAACGTTGGACCATAAAACTAGTTTCCAAATTGAGCCACGGTTAATCCAATGGTCAGATTGGATCGATATCGACTTACCTTCTAATACATTCTTGTCAGTCGATATTACTTCACCTAAAATTACGATTCATTCGGTTGGATTAACTATTTCCAATGATTTAATTAAGACAAAAAATAATCATCCACAAATGCCGAAGTATTTTTTTGGAATATCAGCTATTCAAGTTCAAACTAATCAAACTTATGAAAAAATAGCATTTTTTGGTGATTCTCTAACTAATCAAGGTAACTTTTCAGCACCTTTAGCAAAAGACCTAGAGCAGAATTTTCACATTATGACTGGTAATTTTGGAATATCAGGCAATCGTCTTTTACATCAAGGAAATAGCACTTCTCAATGGTCCACTAGTTTCGGTGAAGCTGGATTTACTCGTTTTGATCATATGTTGGCCAACTTCCAACCTAATATTGTCATTTTTATGGAAGGTATCAATGATTTACTACATCCTGGTACCGGCACGCCTATCAGTGAATTGCCTACTTCTCGTGCAGTTATTACGGCAATACATCTTTTAAAGGCCGAATGCAAAAAACACGACGCAACTTTTGTTCCTATGACGATAACACCCGCTTATGGCAATATGAACGATAATTTGTCTGGATGGAATGATAAGAAGGAACAATTACGTTTGGCTATCAACTACGAACTACTGAAAATGCCACATATTATCGACTTATCAACTTTAGTCAGTGAGGATCATCATCTTAAACCAGAATTTGATTGCGGAGATCATGTTCATTTTTCTAGTGCTGGTGGCAAAATTGTCGCTAACTATATTAAAGAACAGCTAATTAGAAAAAGAATGATTTAA
- a CDS encoding UTRA domain-containing protein, whose translation MAETTNKDIYQELKQRVINGKYNIKMRLPTEESLIAEFNASRYAIRKAIKQLSDEGLVYSVKGKGVVVLEQTPKTQEINLSLRDINGLQNLNKAEDIKRATIIADFQQIIVDEKLSHKTSFAVGIPVYAIKRVRRINNKNAVLDLNYFNAQIVPGITAEIAKDSIYSYIKDDMKMKIAVVKRQLRIEHAEQVDYENLNLGINNCVGNMVSFAFNDDGKQFEYTESHFIPDNFIFNQIIKF comes from the coding sequence ATGGCTGAGACTACTAATAAAGATATCTATCAAGAACTTAAACAACGTGTAATCAATGGAAAATATAATATTAAAATGCGTTTACCTACTGAAGAATCATTGATTGCGGAATTTAACGCTAGTCGTTATGCTATCCGCAAAGCAATCAAACAGCTTTCTGATGAAGGACTAGTATACAGCGTCAAAGGAAAAGGTGTCGTCGTTCTAGAACAAACACCCAAAACTCAAGAAATCAATTTGAGTCTTCGTGATATTAACGGTTTGCAAAACTTGAATAAGGCAGAAGATATCAAACGAGCAACGATCATCGCCGATTTTCAACAAATAATCGTTGATGAAAAACTCAGTCATAAAACTTCTTTTGCCGTCGGTATCCCGGTTTATGCAATCAAACGTGTACGTCGTATCAACAATAAAAATGCTGTTCTAGATTTGAACTACTTCAATGCTCAAATCGTACCTGGTATTACCGCAGAAATCGCCAAAGATTCCATTTATTCATATATTAAAGATGACATGAAGATGAAAATTGCTGTTGTTAAACGTCAATTAAGAATCGAACACGCTGAACAAGTCGATTATGAGAACTTAAACCTAGGTATCAACAATTGTGTCGGTAACATGGTAAGTTTTGCTTTTAACGATGATGGTAAGCAATTCGAATATACCGAGTCACATTTCATACCCGATAACTTCATTTTCAATCAAATTATTAAATTCTAA
- a CDS encoding GntR family transcriptional regulator yields MPKNLYSDIYHILKGEIDSNVYPPKTILPGEEELSQRFSVTRNTIRRALKKLQSDGLVYTVKGRGVVVLEPIVDNRVIFSAANHYGFQDLMSFPQNKFIKKLSTKVLKFEEVEIDDELSKHTSFSIGDMAYYVERLRLVNGKAMAMDTSYFRQENMPNLTIENARNSIYQYIRDEKLFKIAAARSVATVETVTQKEADFLNLKEANCVGALKKYVYTDLGNLFECTETKYVPDHFSLVGFESY; encoded by the coding sequence ATGCCAAAGAACTTATATTCAGATATTTATCATATATTAAAAGGTGAAATTGATAGCAATGTTTATCCACCTAAAACAATTTTGCCAGGTGAAGAAGAATTATCACAGCGCTTTAGTGTAACTAGAAACACGATTAGAAGAGCGTTGAAAAAACTTCAATCCGATGGCTTAGTTTATACAGTTAAAGGTCGTGGAGTAGTTGTTTTGGAACCAATTGTGGATAATCGAGTGATTTTCTCAGCTGCTAACCATTATGGTTTCCAAGACTTGATGAGTTTTCCTCAAAATAAGTTTATTAAAAAGTTGAGTACTAAGGTTTTGAAATTTGAAGAAGTTGAGATTGATGATGAATTGTCTAAGCATACTTCTTTTTCAATAGGAGATATGGCTTACTATGTTGAACGTTTACGTTTGGTTAATGGCAAAGCTATGGCTATGGATACAAGTTATTTCAGACAAGAAAATATGCCTAATTTAACCATCGAAAATGCTCGAAATTCAATTTACCAATATATTCGTGATGAAAAGTTATTTAAAATTGCGGCAGCACGTTCAGTCGCCACTGTTGAGACAGTGACTCAAAAGGAAGCAGACTTTTTAAATCTTAAAGAAGCCAATTGCGTAGGTGCCTTAAAGAAATACGTTTATACTGATTTGGGTAATTTATTCGAATGTACTGAAACTAAATATGTTCCTGATCATTTCTCATTGGTGGGATTTGAATCATATTAA
- a CDS encoding alpha,alpha-phosphotrehalase, protein MREWQKETVYQIYPRSFQDSNGDGIGDINGIISRLDYLQKLGIGLIWLTPMYRSPGNDNGYDIADYYQIDPVFGTMEDFENLLNEAHKRNIKIIMDMVLNHTSNENHWFQEALKSKDNPYHDFYIWKDPVGGHEPNNWVSKFSGSAWKYVPKLDQYYLHLYDVTMPDLNWRNEKLRNKIFKMLKYWAAKGIDGFRLDVINNISKDKEMPNDTFATPLDDGRNFYTNGPHVHEYIHEMYEKVFGPNNFVTVGELSSTPISEAIKYTNPNRQELSMAFTFHHVKVDYTNGNKWTLGQYKLSDLTRILSDWQVKMNAHGGWNALFWNNHDQPRAISRFTNDTKYRDQSAKLLAMVEFGLQGTPYIYQGDEIAMKNAYFTDIKQYNDHESINAYNELLKNGVAKEKAIKILQQKSRENARLPMQWNSQKNYGFTTGQPWLKPLHHDDYSVEKVLKMKNNVFDFYRALIFLRKHKQILINGQYKLLNSQDNSVYSYERINNKGKILVMANFTDQMQERKIANGFDLLLGNYEGIKLNKGTVTLRPYESVMLEK, encoded by the coding sequence ATGAGGGAATGGCAAAAAGAAACTGTGTATCAGATTTATCCACGCAGTTTTCAAGACTCTAATGGGGATGGTATCGGTGATATCAACGGTATTATTTCTCGATTAGATTATTTACAAAAGCTTGGAATCGGTTTGATTTGGCTAACTCCAATGTATCGTTCACCAGGTAATGATAATGGTTACGATATTGCAGATTACTATCAAATTGATCCTGTTTTTGGAACGATGGAAGATTTCGAGAATTTATTGAATGAAGCTCATAAGCGTAATATCAAAATTATTATGGATATGGTTTTGAATCATACTTCTAATGAGAATCATTGGTTCCAAGAGGCTTTGAAGTCAAAAGATAATCCATATCATGATTTTTATATTTGGAAAGATCCAGTCGGCGGGCATGAACCTAATAATTGGGTTTCCAAATTCAGTGGTAGTGCATGGAAATACGTACCAAAGTTGGACCAATATTATTTACACTTGTATGATGTGACAATGCCGGACTTAAATTGGCGTAATGAAAAATTGCGTAATAAGATTTTTAAAATGTTAAAATACTGGGCTGCTAAAGGAATTGATGGCTTCCGTTTGGATGTTATCAACAATATTTCTAAAGATAAAGAGATGCCTAATGACACTTTTGCTACACCTCTAGACGACGGACGTAACTTCTATACCAATGGGCCACATGTACACGAATATATTCATGAAATGTATGAAAAAGTTTTTGGACCTAATAATTTTGTAACGGTTGGAGAATTGTCTTCAACGCCTATTTCTGAAGCAATTAAGTACACTAATCCAAATCGCCAAGAACTCTCAATGGCCTTTACTTTCCACCATGTCAAAGTTGATTATACTAATGGGAATAAATGGACGCTCGGACAATACAAATTGTCTGATTTAACGAGAATTTTGAGTGATTGGCAAGTGAAGATGAATGCTCATGGTGGTTGGAATGCATTGTTCTGGAATAATCATGATCAACCACGAGCCATCTCAAGATTTACTAATGATACAAAATATCGTGATCAATCAGCTAAATTATTAGCAATGGTTGAATTCGGATTGCAAGGAACACCTTATATTTATCAAGGTGACGAAATTGCGATGAAGAATGCTTATTTCACTGATATTAAGCAATATAACGATCATGAATCAATCAACGCTTACAATGAACTGCTAAAAAATGGTGTTGCTAAGGAAAAAGCTATTAAGATTTTACAACAGAAATCGCGTGAAAATGCTCGTTTGCCAATGCAATGGAATTCTCAAAAGAATTATGGATTTACAACGGGCCAACCATGGTTAAAGCCACTACACCATGATGACTATTCAGTTGAAAAAGTCTTAAAAATGAAGAATAACGTCTTTGATTTTTATCGTGCGTTAATTTTCCTACGCAAACACAAACAGATTCTCATAAATGGACAATATAAATTATTAAATTCGCAAGATAATAGCGTTTATAGCTATGAAAGAATTAATAATAAAGGTAAAATTTTAGTAATGGCTAATTTCACTGATCAAATGCAAGAACGAAAAATTGCTAATGGTTTTGATTTGTTGCTTGGTAATTATGAGGGAATCAAGTTAAACAAAGGAACAGTAACTTTGCGACCATATGAATCAGTCATGTTAGAAAAATGA
- a CDS encoding GNAT family N-acetyltransferase encodes MRQITTERLLIRPIQIEDFNDLQAILYDPLVVRYTRYRNVQAENNFAELFNSHFLGSIYSFGIETKDTHQLIGFYEFHPEGYSALLTYALAQSAWGKGFVAEVGKTMMAYGFEDLNFERVEAHYASLNPRSGRVMEKMGMTDLGSIGTFPSPHTGEVRTVMAYELTKENWLLNNASEQAV; translated from the coding sequence ATGCGTCAAATTACAACAGAGAGATTACTTATTCGTCCGATTCAAATTGAGGACTTTAACGACTTACAAGCTATCTTGTATGATCCTTTGGTAGTTAGATACACTAGGTATCGCAATGTTCAAGCCGAGAATAATTTCGCTGAACTTTTTAACTCTCACTTTCTAGGATCAATCTATTCTTTTGGTATCGAAACTAAAGATACTCACCAATTAATTGGTTTTTACGAATTCCATCCCGAAGGCTACAGTGCCTTACTAACTTATGCTCTAGCTCAAAGCGCTTGGGGCAAAGGATTCGTTGCGGAAGTTGGCAAAACTATGATGGCTTATGGATTCGAAGATTTAAACTTCGAACGAGTAGAAGCTCACTATGCTAGTCTTAATCCTAGATCTGGTCGAGTGATGGAAAAAATGGGCATGACTGATTTAGGTTCCATTGGCACCTTCCCTTCGCCACATACTGGAGAAGTCAGAACTGTCATGGCTTACGAACTGACCAAAGAAAATTGGCTACTAAATAATGCATCAGAGCAGGCTGTGTAA
- a CDS encoding GTP pyrophosphokinase translates to MILERPNVINLHKLQSQLGGLKKRPNIDELSKMIKMFQLYQAGQKEISTKLENLDSEFQVNYDYNPIHHMESRMKDMQSLLQKAERKGYELTVESIEQNIFDIAGIRVITNYVDDIYKIEKMLTKQSDVTLLRRKDYVKHPKASGYRSLHIVVKVPVFQAEGPIDVPVEIQIRTVGMDMWASLEHKLRYKTNVDKKLVDQYGDQLQGYADELEKIERGMQDIHQNLI, encoded by the coding sequence ATGATATTAGAAAGACCCAATGTTATTAATTTACATAAATTACAGTCACAACTGGGTGGTTTAAAAAAGCGTCCGAATATTGATGAATTATCAAAAATGATTAAAATGTTTCAACTTTATCAAGCTGGTCAAAAGGAGATCAGTACCAAGCTAGAAAATCTTGATTCAGAATTTCAAGTTAATTACGATTACAATCCAATTCATCATATGGAATCCAGAATGAAAGATATGCAAAGCCTTTTACAAAAAGCTGAGCGTAAAGGCTATGAATTAACAGTTGAGAGTATTGAACAAAATATTTTTGATATTGCCGGTATTCGTGTAATCACTAATTATGTTGATGATATTTATAAAATTGAAAAAATGTTGACGAAACAGTCAGATGTGACTTTATTGCGCCGTAAAGATTACGTTAAACATCCCAAAGCCAGTGGTTATCGTAGTTTACATATTGTTGTGAAAGTGCCGGTTTTTCAAGCTGAAGGACCAATTGATGTGCCAGTTGAAATTCAAATTAGAACCGTTGGTATGGATATGTGGGCAAGTTTGGAACATAAGTTGCGCTATAAGACGAATGTCGATAAAAAATTAGTTGATCAATATGGTGACCAATTACAAGGATATGCAGATGAATTAGAAAAAATTGAGCGTGGTATGCAAGATATACATCAAAATTTAATCTAA
- the codA gene encoding cytosine deaminase, producing MLLQQVRIQNQSAQDIRIEDGKFTEIADHLTPKDGEEVIVGHEKLVLPPFIDPHVHLDSTLTAGQPEWNENGTLFDGIRIWTERKKSLTYQDVKKRATLALKMQASHGIQFVRSHVDVTDPSLKALKALIDVRESVKDWMTLQLVAFPQEGILSYPNGKELMQKAVDLGVDVVGAIPHYEFNREYSVESLRFAFDLAQKNDLLFDAHTDEIDDPSSRSLETLATLAYESGMGQRVTASHTTAMGSYNDAYMYKLMRLLKMSNMNFISNPLVNMYLGGRFDTYPKRRGLTRVKELTEEGINVAFGEDDIKDPWYPMGNGNMFDVLAEGLHATQMMGHQQIMDSYKFITLNSARALQVEDQYGIEVGKPANFVLLDAHNFYDAINKRAAVLLSVHNGKVIGKTKPAETELYI from the coding sequence ATGTTATTACAACAAGTCAGAATCCAAAATCAATCCGCTCAAGATATCAGAATTGAAGATGGTAAATTTACTGAGATTGCCGACCATTTGACACCAAAAGATGGCGAAGAAGTAATCGTTGGTCATGAAAAATTAGTTTTGCCACCATTCATTGATCCTCATGTTCACCTCGATTCAACCTTGACAGCTGGTCAACCAGAATGGAATGAAAATGGAACTTTGTTTGATGGAATTCGCATCTGGACTGAGCGTAAGAAATCATTAACTTATCAAGATGTTAAAAAACGTGCCACTTTAGCTTTGAAGATGCAAGCTAGTCACGGAATCCAATTCGTTCGTTCCCACGTTGATGTAACTGATCCTAGTCTAAAAGCTCTCAAAGCTTTGATCGATGTTCGTGAAAGTGTTAAAGACTGGATGACCTTGCAATTAGTCGCTTTTCCACAGGAAGGAATTCTTTCTTATCCAAATGGTAAAGAACTAATGCAAAAAGCAGTTGATTTGGGTGTTGATGTAGTTGGAGCTATTCCACATTACGAATTTAATCGTGAATACTCAGTTGAATCGTTGCGCTTTGCTTTTGATCTAGCACAGAAAAATGACTTGTTGTTCGATGCACATACTGACGAAATTGATGATCCTAGTTCTAGAAGTTTAGAGACTCTAGCAACCTTAGCTTATGAAAGTGGCATGGGTCAACGCGTTACAGCTTCACATACGACCGCTATGGGATCATATAACGATGCCTACATGTACAAGTTGATGCGTTTGTTGAAGATGTCGAATATGAACTTTATCTCTAATCCTTTAGTAAACATGTACTTAGGTGGACGTTTCGATACTTATCCTAAGCGTCGTGGTTTGACTCGTGTGAAAGAATTAACTGAAGAAGGAATCAACGTCGCCTTTGGTGAAGACGACATTAAAGATCCTTGGTATCCAATGGGTAACGGTAATATGTTCGATGTTTTGGCTGAAGGATTGCATGCTACGCAAATGATGGGACACCAACAAATTATGGACTCATACAAGTTCATTACTCTAAACAGTGCTCGGGCTTTGCAAGTTGAGGACCAATACGGAATTGAAGTCGGCAAGCCTGCTAATTTCGTCTTATTGGATGCTCACAATTTCTATGATGCCATCAACAAGCGAGCTGCAGTTTTATTGTCAGTTCACAATGGAAAAGTTATTGGTAAGACTAAACCTGCTGAAACAGAATTATATATTTAA
- a CDS encoding cytosine permease, producing the protein MKEHIQATTPDQRAMSKWDLFATWIGANANNGTWYIGGVIAAVGLIKASTLLVIVGSLSYVLLALASYMGFKTGLPAMTLTRPSFGVKGSILPSLINVIQFIGWAAINTFIAATSISFILKDILGWNNSAFHNQFSIIIGIVVMSILHLISISVGEKSVKWIERFGIILVIILVTWESIVVLKTVPFHEIVKWQPAAKFQLPSGKIVDILAAFNLAWVTAAADFSRFTKDKHAATTVSFFGANIGLFWFAFIGLIATIATAITINKFDPNNADPSTIAAKLGLGILAMLVIVITSTTANAVNLMAAGSAMTNIFHKLKLTPALWIVTLVATVMTFIPVYVASFLTTFETFLDGIGMFLGPEIAIFLVDFFFIKKKDYQVSELSKPQGKYWYTKGVNLMAITTWAIGVLSYLGLNKLDFIVQTVGATFPAMIFTAILYYLVSARTKKINTI; encoded by the coding sequence ATGAAAGAACATATTCAAGCAACAACACCAGATCAACGGGCCATGTCCAAATGGGATCTTTTTGCCACTTGGATTGGAGCTAACGCTAATAACGGAACTTGGTATATCGGTGGCGTCATCGCCGCTGTTGGATTAATCAAGGCCTCAACTTTATTAGTAATTGTCGGTTCTTTGTCCTATGTTTTATTGGCTTTAGCATCTTACATGGGATTTAAAACCGGATTACCAGCTATGACTTTGACTAGACCATCATTTGGCGTCAAAGGTTCCATCTTGCCATCTTTAATTAATGTCATTCAATTCATCGGATGGGCAGCCATCAATACTTTTATTGCCGCTACTTCCATTAGTTTCATCTTGAAAGACATCTTAGGCTGGAACAATTCAGCCTTCCACAATCAATTCAGCATCATCATTGGAATTGTCGTTATGTCCATTCTACATCTAATCAGTATTTCAGTCGGGGAAAAATCAGTAAAATGGATCGAACGCTTCGGAATTATTTTAGTAATTATCTTAGTAACTTGGGAATCCATTGTTGTTCTAAAAACCGTTCCTTTCCATGAAATCGTCAAATGGCAACCAGCCGCTAAATTCCAACTACCTAGTGGAAAAATCGTCGATATCTTAGCAGCCTTCAACTTAGCTTGGGTCACAGCTGCCGCTGATTTTAGTCGTTTTACAAAAGATAAACACGCTGCAACAACCGTTTCATTCTTCGGCGCCAATATCGGTTTGTTCTGGTTTGCCTTCATCGGTTTGATTGCAACTATCGCCACAGCCATCACCATCAACAAATTTGACCCTAACAACGCTGATCCTAGTACTATTGCCGCTAAATTAGGTTTAGGAATCTTAGCCATGTTAGTCATCGTCATCACTAGTACCACCGCCAATGCAGTTAATTTAATGGCTGCCGGTTCAGCAATGACTAATATCTTCCACAAACTCAAATTAACGCCAGCCTTGTGGATCGTCACTCTAGTCGCCACTGTCATGACCTTCATCCCCGTTTATGTAGCTAGTTTCTTAACTACCTTTGAAACCTTCTTAGACGGTATCGGAATGTTCTTAGGACCAGAAATTGCTATCTTCTTAGTAGACTTCTTCTTCATTAAGAAAAAAGATTATCAAGTCAGCGAACTTTCTAAACCTCAGGGTAAATATTGGTATACAAAGGGTGTCAATTTAATGGCAATCACTACTTGGGCAATCGGAGTCTTGAGTTACTTAGGATTAAACAAATTGGACTTCATCGTTCAAACAGTCGGTGCCACCTTCCCTGCTATGATCTTCACTGCTATTCTTTATTACTTAGTTAGTGCTCGAACTAAAAAAATTAATACAATTTAA
- a CDS encoding MFS transporter yields the protein MEQIKNKNLTMILIGIGIVIFMSTLDSSIVTVALPVLSKALNTNISLINWVVTMYLIVMSSTLMIFGKLGDKYGKIKFFKWGTLLFVISSALCAMSVSWLTLIISRSLQAIGAAMTMATSNGIIVEVFPDSRRGQALGWMGSFVSLGGIIGPSIGGILLNFFPWHIIFWLNVPIGVIAIFLLFRYLPNKLDQKYANRGFDLTGSVLLVIGFTSMFVGILLSQQLGWADWRILTMTIVGLILLVILYRYEAKQNEPILPVNLFKNKWFTIQLLACFMVFIIDFFFDVIAPFYLQNARGFSPLFSGFFLLIFPVVQLFVAPISGGLADRHDPFKITLVGLAIISFGQIFYVISGLNNTILIFAVGAALAGLGNGLFHSPNNVLVMSNVSQKDYGSAGSVYSLSRTVGMVVGSAMSTTLLFGSMSILDGSRVKSYIPSKPQLFIDGMHITFGLSCAISVILLIGIFVWHRRSSK from the coding sequence ATGGAACAAATTAAGAATAAAAACTTAACGATGATCCTAATAGGAATTGGGATCGTTATTTTTATGTCTACTTTAGATAGTAGCATCGTTACCGTGGCACTACCAGTGTTGAGCAAGGCTTTAAATACTAACATAAGTCTGATTAACTGGGTCGTAACGATGTATTTGATCGTGATGAGTAGTACTTTAATGATTTTTGGAAAACTTGGTGATAAGTATGGCAAAATCAAATTTTTCAAATGGGGAACCTTATTATTTGTCATCAGTTCAGCTTTGTGTGCTATGTCAGTTAGTTGGTTAACTTTGATAATTTCACGAAGTCTACAAGCAATCGGTGCCGCAATGACAATGGCTACTTCAAACGGAATTATTGTCGAAGTTTTTCCAGATAGTCGTCGTGGACAAGCATTGGGTTGGATGGGTTCATTTGTTTCTTTAGGTGGAATTATTGGACCTAGTATTGGAGGAATCTTATTGAATTTCTTCCCTTGGCATATCATTTTTTGGTTAAACGTACCAATCGGTGTTATTGCAATATTTCTATTATTTAGATATCTACCTAATAAGTTGGATCAGAAATATGCAAATCGAGGCTTTGATTTAACTGGTTCGGTTCTTTTAGTAATTGGTTTTACTAGTATGTTTGTCGGAATTTTATTGAGTCAACAATTGGGATGGGCTGATTGGCGTATCCTGACTATGACAATCGTTGGTTTGATTTTGTTAGTTATTTTGTATCGTTATGAAGCTAAACAAAATGAACCAATTTTACCAGTTAATTTATTCAAAAATAAGTGGTTTACAATACAATTATTAGCATGTTTTATGGTATTTATCATTGACTTCTTCTTTGATGTCATCGCACCATTTTACTTACAAAATGCTCGTGGGTTCAGTCCATTATTCAGTGGCTTCTTCTTGTTGATTTTCCCGGTCGTACAATTGTTTGTGGCACCAATCTCAGGAGGTTTGGCTGATAGACACGATCCATTCAAGATTACTCTGGTTGGATTAGCCATTATTAGTTTTGGGCAGATTTTCTATGTTATTAGTGGGTTAAACAATACTATTTTGATTTTTGCTGTTGGCGCTGCTTTGGCAGGTTTGGGTAATGGATTGTTCCATTCACCTAATAATGTATTGGTTATGAGTAACGTTTCGCAAAAAGATTACGGTTCTGCTGGTAGTGTTTATAGTTTGTCAAGAACAGTCGGAATGGTAGTTGGATCAGCTATGTCGACGACTTTATTGTTCGGTTCGATGTCAATTTTGGATGGCAGTCGAGTTAAGTCATACATACCAAGCAAGCCGCAGTTGTTTATTGACGGAATGCACATTACTTTTGGTTTGTCTTGTGCAATCAGTGTTATTTTGTTGATAGGAATTTTTGTTTGGCATCGTCGTAGTAGTAAATGA